From a single Populus trichocarpa isolate Nisqually-1 chromosome 17, P.trichocarpa_v4.1, whole genome shotgun sequence genomic region:
- the LOC18107316 gene encoding malonyl-CoA:anthocyanidin 5-O-glucoside-6''-O-malonyltransferase — protein MASPSLVRILEICKVTPALDSVDAAKEFSLPLTYFDITWFKFPPAECLYFFKLNESSSRSSIFHSEILPALKHSLSQTLGRFVPLAGHLTWPANSSKPVIVYALNDALSLRVAESNASFDRFIGNEIREVDESHPYIPELYVTNMIASLLALQITFFPCKGFSIGMAIHHAMLDGKSVSMFLNTWTYLCKHNQNEKSLLLLPELRPSFDRTGLQDSFGLESVYLKQWEATIIPGSELNSRSLKLMPDLGVPSNLLRATFRLPREAINELQESVLRYHQAGLNPGKQLHLSTYVITCAYVSVCLVKARGGDDNRKVYYVCSVDCRSRLEPPLPQNYFGNCVAVHHMVAEAKAFMEENGVAIVAEKLSDLINGLENGLFQGAKERLVMLRGLGQEVQKFGVAGSTRLGFYGLDFGWGNVEKAEITSIDRTRGFSMMEFGDVSSGGIEIGVVLVRQEMERFASLFVNGLKALQSRL, from the coding sequence ATGGCATCGCCCAGCTTAGTAAGAATATTAGAGATCTGTAAGGTGACTCCGGCCTTAGATTCTGTTGACGCTGCAAAAGAATTCTCACTTCCTCTCACCTATTTTGACATAACTTGGTTCAAATTTCCTCCAGCCGAGTGCCTATATTTCTTTAAACTCAATGAGTCATCAAGTAGATCCAGCATATTTCACTCAGAAATTTTGCCTGCACTTAAACACTCACTCTCACAAACCCTCGGCCGCTTTGTTCCTCTCGCTGGCCACCTCACTTGGCCAGCCAACTCATCCAAACCCGTAATTGTTTATGCTCTGAATGATGCTCTGTCACTCAGAGTTGCTGAGTCTAATGCTAGTTTTGATCGCTTCATTGGAAATGAAATTCGTGAAGTTGATGAGTCACATCCTTATATACCTGAGTTGTATGTAACAAACATGATTGCTTCATTACTCGCTCTACAAATTACTTTCTTCCCCTGTAAAGGTTTCTCTATTGGCATGGCCATACACCATGCCATGCTTGATGGAAAAAGCGTATCTATGTTCCTCAATACATGGACTTATTTATGTAAACACAACCAGAACGAAAAGAGTCTCCTTTTATTGCCTGAATTAAGGCCATCTTTTGACAGGACTGGTCTCCAAGACTCATTCGGGCTCGAGTCAGTGTACTTGAAGCAGTGGGAAGCCACGATCATTCCAGGTTCGGAATTGAACTCACGAAGCTTGAAATTAATGCCAGATCTTGGAGTGCCAAGCAACTTGCTTCGTGCAACCTTTCGTTTGCCTCGTGAAGCCATTAATGAGCTTCAAGAAAGTGTGTTGCGCTACCACCAAGCAGGATTAAACCCTGGAAAGCAACTTCATCTCTCAACGTACGTGATTACATGTGCTTATGTATCAGTTTGTCTGGTGAAAGCAAGAGGAGGAGATGATAACAGGAAGGTTTATTATGTGTGTTCAGTGGATTGTAGAAGCCGCTTAGAGCCTCCACTTccacaaaattattttggtaattGTGTTGCTGTCCATCACATGGTTGCAGAAGCAAAGGCTTTTATGGAGGAAAATGGGGTTGCTATTGTAGCAGAGAAGCTTAGTGATTTGATAAATGGCTTGGAGAACGGACTTTTTCAAGGCGCAAAGGAGAGGCTTGTTATGTTGAGAGGATTGGGACAAGAAGTGCAGAAGTTCGGGGTTGCTGGATCAACACGGCTTGGGTTTTACGGCTTGGATTTTGGGTGGGGAAATGTTGAGAAGGCTGAGATCACATCCATAGATAGAACTAGAGGTTTCTCAATGATGGAGTTTGGAGATGTTTCAAGTGGAGGGATTGAAATTGGAGTTGTTCTGGTGAGGCAAGAAATGGAACGTTTTGCTTCTCTGTTTGTCAATGGCCTAAAAGCTCTACAATCCAGACTGTAA